One genomic segment of Leptolyngbya sp. CCY15150 includes these proteins:
- the dxr gene encoding 1-deoxy-D-xylulose-5-phosphate reductoisomerase: MKAITLLGSTGSIGTQTLDIVHQYPEQFRIVGLAARRNVEMLAAQVRQFKPEIVAICAADKLPELQAAIADLDPQPIILAGEEGVVEVARYGDAEAVVTGIVGCAGLLPTLAAIEAGKDIALANKETLIAGGPVVLPLVKKHGVKLLPADSEHSAIFQCLQGVPVGGLRRIVLTASGGAFRDWPVDRLPTVKVADALKHPNWSMGPKITIDSATLMNKGLEVIEAHYLFGLDYDHIDIVIHPQSIIHSLIEVQDTSMLAQLGWPDMRLPLLYALSWPERLYTDWKPLDLVKAGDLTFREPDHQKYPCMQLAYAAGRAGGSMPAVLNAANEQAVALFIDEQIQFLDIPRVIEAVCDRHQAHNLATPTLDDILEADRWARQEAIAVCGAIASQSVVLT, from the coding sequence GTGAAAGCTATTACCCTGCTTGGATCCACCGGGTCAATTGGGACGCAAACCCTGGATATTGTGCATCAGTATCCAGAGCAATTTCGGATTGTGGGGCTTGCTGCCCGGCGCAATGTGGAGATGCTGGCCGCCCAAGTGCGCCAATTTAAGCCCGAAATTGTGGCCATCTGTGCCGCTGACAAATTGCCCGAACTCCAAGCAGCGATCGCTGACCTCGATCCCCAGCCGATTATTTTGGCGGGCGAGGAAGGCGTGGTGGAAGTAGCTCGCTACGGCGATGCGGAGGCGGTGGTCACGGGTATCGTCGGCTGTGCTGGCCTGCTGCCCACCTTAGCGGCCATTGAAGCGGGCAAAGACATTGCCTTGGCTAATAAGGAAACCTTGATTGCGGGTGGCCCTGTGGTGTTGCCCTTGGTGAAGAAGCATGGCGTCAAGCTGCTGCCTGCGGATTCGGAGCATTCTGCCATCTTCCAATGTTTGCAGGGCGTTCCTGTCGGTGGACTACGGCGCATTGTTTTAACGGCATCCGGCGGTGCTTTCCGCGATTGGCCCGTAGATCGACTGCCCACGGTGAAGGTTGCCGATGCGCTTAAGCACCCCAACTGGTCTATGGGGCCCAAAATCACCATCGACTCCGCTACCTTGATGAACAAGGGGTTAGAGGTGATTGAAGCCCACTACCTATTCGGGCTCGACTATGATCATATCGATATCGTCATTCATCCCCAAAGCATTATTCACTCCCTGATTGAAGTGCAGGATACCTCCATGCTGGCCCAGCTCGGTTGGCCCGACATGCGTCTGCCCTTGCTCTATGCCCTCTCCTGGCCCGAGCGCCTGTATACCGATTGGAAACCGCTGGATTTGGTGAAAGCTGGCGACCTGACGTTCCGAGAGCCGGATCATCAGAAATATCCCTGTATGCAGCTAGCCTACGCCGCTGGTCGCGCCGGTGGTTCCATGCCCGCCGTACTCAATGCTGCCAATGAGCAGGCCGTGGCGCTGTTTATCGATGAGCAGATCCAGTTCCTCGACATTCCCAGGGTGATTGAGGCGGTGTGCGATCGCCACCAAGCCCACAACTTGGCCACGCCCACGTTGGATGACATTCTGGAAGCCGACCGATGGGCCCGCCAAGAAGCGATCGCCGTCTGTGGAGCGATCGCCTCCCAATCCGTCGTCCTCACCTAG
- a CDS encoding NUDIX hydrolase, with amino-acid sequence MTDPEWQVGDRFVDLSTSWFHLIGEHIQAGDRLLDYWRIEKADSLIVLPIQGDRILLPPPMYRPGLGAETWDFPGGRCPQGSDRPTVAAEVLRRELGIAPEAIARLQSLNSKGWAVNSSFSNQVLYSFVAHLQEGTAPQIGKSYEISRAGISVLLADLTCLQCRAVLLDWWCSQAV; translated from the coding sequence ATGACCGATCCCGAGTGGCAGGTGGGCGATCGCTTTGTCGATCTATCAACGTCTTGGTTTCACTTAATTGGCGAACATATCCAGGCGGGCGATCGCCTCCTCGACTACTGGCGTATCGAAAAAGCCGACTCGCTGATTGTGTTACCTATCCAGGGCGATCGTATCTTACTGCCGCCGCCGATGTATCGTCCTGGTCTGGGCGCTGAAACCTGGGACTTTCCCGGTGGCCGCTGTCCTCAGGGTAGCGATCGCCCAACCGTAGCGGCTGAGGTTCTGAGGCGAGAATTAGGGATAGCTCCAGAAGCGATCGCCCGGCTTCAGTCTCTGAATTCTAAGGGCTGGGCCGTGAATAGCTCCTTTTCCAATCAAGTTCTCTACAGTTTTGTCGCTCACCTCCAAGAAGGAACAGCCCCTCAAATCGGTAAAAGCTACGAGATAAGTCGCGCTGGGATTTCTGTTTTGCTGGCTGATCTGACCTGCCTACAGTGCCGTGCCGTGTTATTGGATTGGTGGTGCAGCCAAGCTGTTTGA
- a CDS encoding cupin domain-containing protein has protein sequence MPKSTSTYWNPLLLENQGQWQPIQGLDNLVEELTLSIDQETGNYTRLTRFHPGADTAKAGSKSHNYPEEIFIVSGRLYDQAFDMWLERGHYASRPPGEVHGPFKTDIGCVVLEMSFPHQAQK, from the coding sequence ATGCCGAAATCTACGAGCACCTACTGGAATCCACTCCTTCTAGAAAACCAAGGGCAATGGCAGCCGATCCAAGGATTAGACAACCTCGTTGAAGAACTCACCCTCAGCATTGATCAAGAAACCGGTAACTATACCCGGTTAACGAGGTTTCATCCTGGCGCTGATACAGCGAAGGCTGGCAGCAAATCCCATAACTATCCTGAAGAGATCTTTATCGTCAGCGGTCGTCTCTATGACCAAGCCTTTGATATGTGGTTGGAACGTGGTCATTATGCCAGCAGACCGCCTGGAGAAGTGCATGGGCCCTTCAAAACCGATATTGGATGTGTCGTTCTTGAAATGTCCTTTCCTCATCAAGCCCAAAAATAA
- a CDS encoding WecB/TagA/CpsF family glycosyltransferase, translating into MVISKDDRSADYSPSNVMERVMLLNVPIDNLSMEELLPKLKQGGVVVTPNVDHVVKLQRDQDFCDVYSAANYRTCDSQTLFYVSRFLGTPIKERISGSDLFPAFYNHYKDDDEVTIFLLGAAEGVAATAQKNINAKAGRELVVAAHSPSFGFEKREDECQQIIQLVNESGATVLAVGVGAPKQEKWIHKYKDQMPNVKLFLAIGATIDFEAGKTSRAPAWISNLGIEWIYRLLSEPQRLWKRYLVDDLVPFGWLILQQKLHLYKAPHTIKL; encoded by the coding sequence ATGGTTATCAGCAAGGACGATCGCTCCGCCGACTACTCCCCCTCTAACGTGATGGAGCGGGTCATGCTCCTCAATGTCCCCATCGACAACCTCTCGATGGAGGAACTGCTGCCGAAGCTAAAGCAGGGGGGAGTCGTGGTAACCCCCAATGTAGACCACGTCGTCAAGCTGCAGCGCGATCAAGATTTTTGCGACGTCTATAGCGCAGCTAACTACCGCACTTGCGATAGCCAGACCTTGTTCTACGTGTCTCGTTTCCTAGGTACGCCCATCAAAGAACGTATTTCTGGCTCCGACCTTTTCCCAGCCTTTTATAACCATTACAAAGACGACGACGAGGTGACCATCTTTCTCCTAGGAGCTGCCGAGGGCGTTGCGGCTACGGCGCAGAAAAACATCAACGCCAAAGCCGGACGTGAACTCGTGGTGGCTGCCCATTCGCCCAGCTTTGGGTTTGAGAAACGAGAAGATGAGTGCCAGCAGATTATTCAACTCGTGAATGAGTCTGGCGCAACGGTTCTAGCCGTGGGCGTGGGCGCACCCAAGCAGGAAAAGTGGATCCACAAATACAAAGACCAAATGCCCAACGTCAAGCTATTTTTGGCGATCGGGGCCACGATTGATTTTGAAGCTGGCAAAACCTCCCGCGCCCCAGCTTGGATTAGCAACTTGGGGATTGAGTGGATCTATCGCCTGCTTTCTGAGCCCCAGCGTCTCTGGAAACGCTATCTTGTGGATGACTTGGTGCCGTTTGGCTGGCTGATTCTCCAGCAAAAACTCCATCTCTATAAAGCGCCACACACCATCAAACTGTAG
- a CDS encoding sensor domain-containing diguanylate cyclase has protein sequence MNTTPLEAWLVQAVHEAIAPTALISTLIQTLAEDYGLHASIGIAAADGSTGVHVWAHQQTTDTSSEPHQPALYQGRHADWPQWLSPQVNPSLDPITGDGMIPIAIPAAPAGAATLPQFILRLHRPAPDSDPPTAWADESPQTLAAFTCLARQTYLAYLALLHRHQADQAHRYIALVSGINQLLNSSLDPDQVVDRVMAELGVVMGSNRALLIDFRQASADLLSVWTAPHQSCDLPSLCREDWDLALDALEQGGASYLHFTEPSLDLEDLSDWMSKAGAGSLLIIPVSVQEDLFGAIALLADSPHQTYSVDQLQALRQVANQVAIALVHTQNYLGLCHEPPSPPMPIEVQPLSDRQDSLTHLMTRPCLEQELTHFSNRAMWFVRPPFSLILCDLDYFKLVNDVHGYAIGDEVLCQVAERLRRQLRQGTPAYRYGGEEFAVLLPEAPLSAAIGVAERLRWAISATPIKTSVGALTVTASFGVAQQQPARDRHAMDVLERATRAIAEAKYQGRNCVIGHQLHPANHPPTPDR, from the coding sequence ATGAACACGACTCCCCTTGAGGCCTGGCTTGTGCAGGCCGTTCATGAAGCGATCGCGCCGACAGCATTAATTTCCACCCTCATCCAGACCCTGGCAGAGGACTACGGCCTTCATGCATCCATTGGAATCGCCGCCGCTGATGGATCGACAGGTGTCCATGTTTGGGCTCACCAGCAAACGACAGATACATCTTCAGAACCTCACCAACCTGCGCTTTATCAAGGCCGCCATGCCGACTGGCCCCAGTGGTTGTCACCCCAGGTAAATCCTTCCCTGGATCCGATCACAGGAGATGGCATGATTCCTATCGCAATTCCAGCTGCCCCTGCTGGGGCAGCGACCCTACCCCAGTTCATCCTCCGGCTCCATCGCCCAGCGCCAGACTCCGATCCGCCAACTGCCTGGGCTGATGAGTCACCGCAGACCCTGGCCGCCTTCACCTGTTTGGCACGACAAACCTATCTAGCCTACCTGGCCCTGCTCCATCGCCATCAAGCCGATCAGGCCCATCGCTACATTGCCCTCGTCAGCGGCATTAATCAACTGCTCAACTCTAGTCTTGATCCCGACCAGGTGGTGGATCGAGTAATGGCAGAATTGGGGGTAGTCATGGGCAGCAATCGCGCCCTGCTGATTGATTTCCGCCAGGCTTCCGCCGATCTGCTATCGGTATGGACGGCACCCCACCAATCCTGCGACCTACCGTCCCTGTGCCGAGAAGACTGGGACTTGGCCCTGGATGCCCTAGAGCAAGGCGGTGCATCCTACCTACACTTCACGGAGCCGAGCCTAGACCTAGAAGACCTGTCTGACTGGATGAGTAAAGCCGGTGCCGGTTCCCTGCTGATCATTCCTGTCTCCGTACAAGAAGACCTCTTTGGGGCGATCGCCCTCCTGGCCGATTCTCCCCATCAAACCTACTCCGTAGACCAACTGCAGGCCCTGCGCCAAGTGGCAAACCAGGTAGCGATCGCCCTCGTGCATACCCAAAACTACCTAGGACTCTGCCACGAACCCCCTAGCCCACCCATGCCCATCGAGGTGCAACCCCTCAGCGATCGTCAAGATTCCCTCACCCATTTGATGACCCGCCCCTGCCTAGAGCAAGAGTTGACCCATTTCAGCAACCGCGCCATGTGGTTTGTGCGCCCCCCCTTTAGCCTGATTCTGTGTGACCTAGACTATTTCAAGCTCGTCAACGATGTCCACGGCTACGCCATTGGTGATGAGGTACTATGCCAAGTGGCAGAACGCCTGCGCAGACAGCTTCGCCAAGGCACCCCAGCCTATCGCTACGGCGGTGAAGAGTTTGCTGTTTTGTTGCCCGAAGCCCCGCTTTCTGCGGCCATTGGCGTTGCCGAACGCCTGCGCTGGGCCATTAGCGCCACGCCGATTAAAACCTCCGTGGGTGCCTTGACAGTTACAGCCAGTTTTGGGGTTGCCCAGCAGCAGCCTGCCCGCGATCGCCATGCCATGGACGTTTTAGAGCGAGCCACCCGAGCGATCGCCGAAGCTAAATATCAAGGACGCAACTGTGTCATTGGCCATCAACTCCATCCCGCCAATCATCCACCAACACCCGACCGATGA
- a CDS encoding MFS transporter, with product MPRLFSILKAWIHALTHLIRLPLLDRRIWLLSAGRLLSQVGNGFTLFYAPIFFVNQVGLSATMVGIGIGSGSIAGIVGRIVGGSMADSPRWGRRSTLLWSAAVSALADVALAIADDFPVFLVGNLLMGVGIGLYWPATEAVVADIVTPEQRNEAFAIVRLADSLGLSLGVVFGGALIALTGLYRLLFVIDGLSYAIFFVLIYVAIAETLSNTDRGRSFFAGWAIALRDRPLLVYAGVNILFTTYLAQVQSTLPVYFSRFVSFDGVLGLSEAMISLLFTWHIVLAALCQLPIARGLKRFGLVWALIGSALFWGLGFLLIWFTGVTTTLALGWALAGLAVMAIATDAYTPAASALVVAIAPEALRGVYLSINSLCWAVGYFIGPTLGGWVLDQDRWVIDGFWLGSALSVLGAIAILLWLDRLLSQAQKT from the coding sequence ATGCCACGTCTCTTTTCCATCTTAAAAGCATGGATTCATGCCTTGACCCATCTCATTCGCTTACCGCTGCTGGATCGTCGGATTTGGCTCTTGTCGGCAGGACGCCTGCTCTCCCAAGTGGGCAATGGTTTCACCCTGTTCTACGCCCCCATTTTCTTCGTCAACCAAGTGGGTCTCTCCGCCACCATGGTGGGGATCGGCATTGGCAGCGGCTCCATTGCGGGCATCGTTGGGCGAATTGTCGGTGGATCGATGGCCGACTCTCCCCGCTGGGGGCGGCGCTCTACTCTGCTGTGGTCGGCGGCGGTGTCGGCCTTAGCTGATGTGGCCTTGGCGATCGCCGATGATTTTCCGGTCTTCCTCGTCGGCAATTTACTCATGGGAGTCGGCATTGGTCTCTATTGGCCAGCGACAGAGGCCGTGGTGGCGGATATTGTCACCCCAGAGCAGCGCAATGAAGCCTTTGCCATTGTGCGCCTGGCCGATAGTTTGGGTCTGAGCTTGGGCGTGGTTTTTGGCGGCGCATTGATTGCCCTAACGGGTCTCTACCGCTTGCTCTTTGTCATCGATGGTCTGTCCTATGCCATCTTTTTTGTCTTGATCTATGTGGCGATCGCTGAAACGTTAAGTAATACCGATCGGGGCCGTTCCTTCTTTGCTGGCTGGGCCATTGCCCTGCGCGATCGCCCCCTGTTAGTCTATGCCGGCGTCAACATCCTGTTTACCACCTATCTCGCGCAAGTCCAGAGCACGCTGCCGGTCTACTTCAGCCGCTTTGTGTCCTTTGATGGCGTGCTGGGATTATCCGAAGCCATGATCAGCCTGCTGTTCACCTGGCACATTGTCCTCGCTGCCCTCTGCCAACTGCCTATAGCCCGTGGTCTAAAGCGATTTGGTCTCGTCTGGGCGTTGATTGGATCGGCTCTATTTTGGGGACTAGGATTTCTGTTGATTTGGTTCACCGGCGTCACCACAACCTTGGCGCTGGGATGGGCTCTGGCTGGATTGGCCGTGATGGCGATCGCCACCGATGCTTACACCCCAGCCGCCTCTGCCCTCGTCGTCGCGATCGCCCCTGAAGCCTTGCGGGGGGTCTACCTATCGATCAACTCCCTCTGCTGGGCGGTGGGCTATTTCATTGGCCCAACCCTAGGAGGATGGGTGCTCGACCAAGACCGCTGGGTGATTGATGGATTTTGGCTGGGCTCCGCCTTGAGCGTTTTGGGAGCGATCGCCATTCTGCTCTGGCTGGATCGCCTGCTGTCTCAAGCTCAGAAAACCTAG
- a CDS encoding DUF2996 domain-containing protein, translating into MSDDTKTTPAKSDGAKAKKEKPPKLEDKPFEEFITQHFMPNLKETLGNQGIQDIELSFVQAQLPVNGLSDSPDCWQVLGNWDKGQRQFSIGFSKPDITAAKFFCAADSKSQPSTLESFMIDERRVTLDLMVFYTVQRLNGQKWLARN; encoded by the coding sequence ATGTCAGACGATACTAAAACCACCCCAGCCAAGTCAGACGGTGCTAAGGCCAAGAAGGAGAAGCCACCTAAGCTAGAAGACAAACCCTTCGAGGAATTTATCACGCAACACTTCATGCCTAACCTCAAGGAAACGCTAGGTAATCAAGGCATTCAAGACATCGAACTATCGTTCGTTCAGGCACAGCTGCCGGTGAACGGGCTCAGCGATAGTCCAGACTGTTGGCAAGTGCTGGGCAACTGGGACAAGGGTCAGCGGCAATTTTCCATTGGCTTTTCCAAGCCTGATATTACCGCAGCCAAGTTTTTCTGCGCCGCCGATTCCAAGTCTCAGCCCAGCACCCTAGAGTCGTTCATGATTGATGAACGGCGGGTGACGCTTGATCTCATGGTGTTCTATACGGTGCAGCGCCTGAATGGACAAAAATGGCTAGCGCGTAATTAG
- the dnaA gene encoding chromosomal replication initiator protein DnaA has product MEIVLEQFWNQVLERLQLQLSRPTFETWIKTATVETLSDDCLVICTPNPFARNWIQKYYIKTIADVVHDILGHSIEIHVTVQQTGEVMNSESQGAAMWPSATDTSPPTEELTLSSHRLKQTDLNPKYIFSRFVVGSTNRMAHAASLAVAESPGREFNPLFLCGGVGLGKTHLMQAIGHYRLENHPDSKVFYVSTEQFTNDLIAAIRKDSMQTFREHYRAVDVLLVDDIQFIEGKEYTQEEFFHTFNTLHEAGKQVVLASDRPPNHIPRLQERLCSRFSMGLIADIQPPDLETRMAILQKKAEYENMRLPREVIEYIASNYKSNIRELEGALIRAVAYISISGLPMTVENIAPVLSPPTEKVEATPESVIAAVAEAFNVSIDDLKGSSRRREISVARQIAMYLMRHHTDLSLPKIGDVFGGKDHTTVMYSCDKITQLRQTDPDMARNLRELGDRINLNSNRSRL; this is encoded by the coding sequence GTGGAAATTGTGCTGGAACAATTCTGGAATCAGGTCTTAGAGCGGCTGCAGTTGCAGCTCAGTCGCCCTACCTTTGAGACCTGGATTAAAACGGCTACTGTTGAGACGCTGAGCGATGATTGCTTGGTGATCTGCACCCCGAATCCATTTGCGCGTAATTGGATTCAAAAGTACTACATCAAAACCATTGCTGATGTGGTTCACGATATTCTTGGGCACAGCATTGAGATCCATGTCACGGTGCAGCAGACGGGCGAGGTCATGAACAGCGAATCCCAGGGGGCTGCCATGTGGCCCAGCGCCACCGATACATCACCGCCCACGGAAGAACTGACCCTGAGCAGCCATCGGCTCAAGCAAACGGATCTGAATCCTAAGTACATCTTTTCGCGCTTCGTGGTCGGCTCCACGAACCGGATGGCCCATGCGGCATCCTTAGCGGTCGCCGAGTCTCCAGGGCGCGAATTTAACCCGCTGTTCCTCTGTGGCGGTGTTGGGCTGGGCAAGACGCACCTGATGCAGGCGATCGGGCATTACCGGCTTGAGAACCATCCCGATTCCAAGGTGTTCTATGTCTCCACTGAGCAGTTCACCAATGATCTCATTGCCGCGATTCGTAAGGACAGTATGCAAACCTTCCGGGAGCATTACCGGGCGGTAGATGTGCTATTGGTAGACGATATTCAGTTCATCGAGGGCAAGGAATATACTCAAGAGGAGTTTTTCCATACCTTCAATACCCTCCATGAAGCTGGCAAGCAGGTGGTGCTAGCCTCCGATCGCCCCCCTAATCACATTCCTCGCCTGCAGGAGCGGCTTTGTTCTCGCTTTTCCATGGGGCTGATTGCTGATATTCAACCGCCGGATCTAGAAACGCGGATGGCGATTCTGCAAAAGAAGGCAGAGTATGAAAATATGCGCCTGCCCCGAGAAGTGATTGAATATATTGCGTCTAACTACAAGTCCAACATTCGAGAACTGGAGGGGGCGCTGATTCGGGCGGTGGCCTATATTTCCATCTCGGGGCTGCCAATGACGGTGGAAAATATTGCGCCGGTACTCAGTCCACCTACGGAGAAGGTGGAAGCGACACCCGAATCGGTGATTGCAGCAGTGGCGGAAGCGTTTAATGTGTCCATTGATGACTTGAAGGGCAGCTCTCGCCGCCGAGAAATTAGCGTGGCGCGGCAGATCGCCATGTATTTGATGCGCCATCATACGGATCTAAGCCTGCCTAAGATTGGGGACGTGTTTGGCGGCAAAGACCATACAACGGTGATGTATAGCTGTGATAAAATCACCCAACTGCGACAAACGGATCCTGATATGGCGCGGAACCTGAGGGAATTGGGCGATCGCATTAATCTCAACAGTAATCGGTCACGGCTGTAG
- a CDS encoding DUF4079 domain-containing protein has product MDLPSFLWLWRIAAWSMGLSVTAYGILALSGGWLLLARRQKRSRPAWLRPLHYTIGGILVTLVLLLLSVGLLGTVGYYGNLGHSVHLPAGLTVVGITLLSAWSATRISPKRPWARSLHVGSNIALLIGFLAVSLTGWDVVQKYLP; this is encoded by the coding sequence ATGGATCTACCTTCGTTTTTGTGGCTGTGGCGGATTGCGGCCTGGTCGATGGGGCTATCGGTGACGGCCTATGGAATCTTGGCACTCTCCGGGGGCTGGCTGCTGCTGGCGCGGCGGCAAAAGCGATCGCGTCCGGCTTGGCTGCGCCCCCTGCACTACACCATCGGCGGCATCTTGGTGACCCTAGTGCTGCTGCTGCTTTCGGTGGGCTTGCTGGGCACCGTGGGCTATTACGGTAATCTAGGTCATTCGGTGCATTTACCCGCCGGATTGACCGTAGTGGGGATCACCCTGCTGTCGGCTTGGAGCGCGACTCGCATCAGCCCTAAACGACCCTGGGCGCGATCGCTGCATGTGGGTTCGAATATTGCTTTACTAATCGGATTTTTGGCCGTTTCCTTAACAGGCTGGGACGTAGTGCAGAAATATTTACCCTAG
- a CDS encoding ATP-binding protein: MSIPPSNLPHSCSQPSSTRIEGQQPALLQGGCSSCASSLSTCQQCHYRQIFAQSLDGILVMQLDRPMAWDVEQTCDRTLDEIYHHLKVVEVNDAVLRQYGATTSQMLGMAQSDFFAHDPEQGKTLLRHSLNQRQLCQETEERRFDTGAPIFFEVNCTGLYNTDDHFTGCVLIQRDITTRKHMEQQLQASEERYRQLISSLEQQVNQRTRELTEALAFEALLKRITDRVRDSLDEQHILQVVVESMTAGLGLISCNTGRYDSEQQISTVVHDCTHDRSHSVLGTIWKMDEFPHIYHQLLAHQYVQFCDCHTLLGWATILVAPIYDDQGTIGDIWLIREPGLPFSPSEIRLVQQVTNQCAIAIRQARLYQAAQQQVKELERLSSLKDDFLNTVSHELRTPIASIKMASEMLELSLSPMDLGHHSPRIHRYISILQSESDREIGLINDLLDLSRLEAESMMIIKTVVHLQHWLPHLIEPLQPQIQRQQIRFSLDVDANLPSLITDLSGLERIIMELLRNACKYTRAHEQIRLSAQRQGTGVCIIVSNSGSMILPHERDRVFEKFYRIPNADHWNHGGTGLGLSLVQRLTAYLGGKVCLECREPWVRFIVSLPLELPDHGHSASSCSGEN, translated from the coding sequence ATGTCCATCCCGCCCTCAAACTTGCCCCATTCCTGTTCCCAGCCTTCCAGCACAAGGATTGAGGGGCAGCAGCCAGCACTCCTCCAGGGTGGTTGTTCCTCTTGTGCGTCCTCTCTCTCGACCTGTCAGCAATGCCACTACCGGCAAATTTTTGCCCAGTCTCTCGATGGCATTTTGGTGATGCAGCTCGATCGCCCCATGGCCTGGGATGTAGAACAAACCTGCGATCGCACCTTGGATGAAATTTACCACCACCTCAAGGTTGTGGAGGTCAACGATGCCGTACTCCGGCAGTATGGCGCGACGACAAGTCAAATGCTGGGTATGGCTCAGAGTGACTTCTTTGCCCATGATCCAGAGCAAGGCAAGACTCTACTGCGGCATTCTTTAAATCAGCGACAGTTGTGCCAAGAAACCGAAGAACGTCGCTTCGATACCGGTGCTCCCATCTTCTTTGAAGTGAACTGCACGGGACTGTATAACACCGATGATCACTTCACAGGCTGTGTGCTCATCCAGCGAGACATCACCACCCGCAAGCACATGGAGCAGCAGTTGCAGGCGTCGGAAGAACGCTATCGCCAGCTCATTAGTTCTCTCGAACAACAGGTGAACCAGCGCACCCGCGAACTGACGGAAGCCTTAGCGTTTGAAGCCCTCCTGAAGCGGATTACCGATCGCGTGCGGGACAGCTTGGATGAACAGCACATCCTCCAGGTGGTGGTGGAATCCATGACAGCAGGTCTGGGTTTGATCAGTTGCAATACCGGTCGCTACGATTCTGAACAGCAGATTTCCACCGTGGTGCATGACTGCACCCACGATCGCTCCCACTCCGTACTGGGCACCATTTGGAAGATGGATGAGTTTCCCCACATCTACCATCAACTGCTGGCCCATCAATACGTTCAGTTTTGTGACTGCCATACCCTACTCGGCTGGGCCACCATTTTAGTCGCGCCCATTTATGATGACCAAGGCACTATTGGCGACATCTGGCTGATTCGGGAGCCTGGTCTACCCTTCAGCCCCTCCGAGATTCGCCTAGTGCAGCAGGTAACCAATCAATGTGCGATCGCCATCCGCCAGGCTCGACTGTACCAAGCTGCCCAGCAGCAGGTGAAGGAACTGGAGCGATTGAGTTCTCTCAAAGATGATTTTCTCAACACCGTTTCCCACGAACTGCGCACACCCATCGCCAGCATCAAGATGGCCTCAGAAATGCTAGAGCTGAGTCTATCACCGATGGATTTAGGCCATCACAGCCCTCGCATCCATCGCTATATTTCCATTCTTCAGTCAGAATCTGATCGCGAAATTGGGCTGATTAACGATCTGCTGGATCTCTCCCGATTGGAGGCAGAATCCATGATGATCATCAAAACCGTCGTCCATCTCCAGCATTGGTTGCCGCACTTGATCGAACCCCTCCAGCCACAAATTCAACGACAACAGATTCGTTTTTCCCTAGACGTCGATGCTAACTTGCCGAGTTTGATCACCGATCTTTCTGGTCTAGAGCGCATCATCATGGAACTCTTGCGCAATGCTTGCAAATACACCCGTGCCCATGAGCAAATTCGGCTAAGCGCCCAGCGCCAAGGCACCGGCGTCTGCATTATCGTCAGCAACTCAGGATCGATGATTCTGCCCCATGAGCGCGATCGCGTCTTTGAAAAGTTCTATCGCATCCCTAATGCTGATCACTGGAACCACGGGGGTACCGGGCTAGGGCTATCCCTCGTCCAACGGTTAACGGCCTATCTGGGCGGTAAGGTTTGTCTAGAATGTCGAGAACCATGGGTGCGCTTTATTGTCAGCTTACCCCTAGAGTTACCCGATCACGGTCATTCGGCCTCGTCGTGCAGCGGAGAGAACTAG
- the gmk gene encoding guanylate kinase, which translates to MGIGRLVVLTGPSGVGKGTLLQLLLKRHPELRLSISMTTRSPRPGEVNGQHYLFTQRDNFQTLIDQGQFLEWAEFAGNWYGTPRQPVDEWIQQGEWVILEIELHGARQIRESYADAFHIFLLPPSLAELERRVRSRGHDSEEAIARRLKRAEAEIAAADEFDMQVVNDDLDQALAAIEASLFARSPAHAHD; encoded by the coding sequence ATGGGTATTGGTAGATTGGTGGTGTTGACAGGGCCCAGTGGTGTGGGCAAGGGGACGTTGCTGCAATTATTGCTGAAACGCCACCCAGAACTGCGTCTTTCGATTTCCATGACGACGCGATCGCCCCGTCCGGGAGAGGTCAATGGTCAACACTACCTGTTCACCCAGCGGGACAACTTTCAAACCCTGATCGATCAAGGTCAGTTTTTAGAATGGGCAGAATTTGCCGGCAACTGGTATGGGACACCGCGTCAGCCAGTGGATGAGTGGATTCAGCAGGGGGAGTGGGTGATTTTGGAAATCGAGCTGCATGGGGCGCGGCAAATTCGAGAATCTTACGCGGATGCTTTTCACATCTTCTTGCTGCCGCCGTCGTTGGCCGAACTGGAGCGGCGGGTGCGCAGTCGAGGCCATGATTCCGAGGAAGCGATCGCTCGTCGTCTGAAGCGGGCAGAGGCAGAAATTGCGGCGGCGGATGAGTTTGATATGCAGGTGGTGAATGACGATTTAGATCAGGCCCTAGCCGCCATTGAAGCGAGTTTGTTTGCCCGATCGCCGGCCCATGCTCACGACTAA